The genomic segment ttttacctattggcactcactagtgctttacactgcttctcattcacccattcacactcacaatcacacgaccccctgcgccacagtcgccccaaactgcaaaaataaaaataatcttcaTTCAACACGAAGAAGATGCCCAACATCCTTTGATAATAAAAGTACTGTGTCTAAGTTTCAGGGGTTGTAAAACCTTTTACCGTTTTACACTGATCTGGCTGATGCTCACAGAGCCACACCCCTCTTTCACCTGGGACCGTTGCTGCGCCTGTGTCAAGTCATCAAACAAGTAAAACCAGCATTACAGACAGTTTAGGAGTGGCTGGATTTTGTTGTCTCTGCTTTCCAGCAGCAGTTCCAGCATATTTTTACATAGCGGAGCATTTTTCCTGTGCTTGTAGGGAGAACGTacagagtttgcatgttctcccctgCAGCACCTGATCATTTTACGCTCTCGATGGCTACGAAGTCAGAGCAACTCGCGGACAGGAAGCTTGCCCCGTGATGCATTGTTGCCGGAAATGTCTCATTTAATGAGCCTATTCGAttatctgtctttttctttgttcgttgttgttttctttttcaaccaGAGCAGGAAAGTTCTCCCACTTCCTGCCACAAAAACTGTCACGTGATTTCACTTCCACCAAGTTGCCTGAAGAAATCAGACAGCAGAGAGAGTTtgcccttcaaaataaaatgctcaTATTAGGGACGCAACTGCATCCACAGGCTTCAAACTGTCCTGTTTTAAATAGGGTGCACGTATTGTTTCTACTGATCATTGTACAAAGTCtaatataaaacatagaaaaacggtctttgtgtgaaaatgagaaGCCAAACAACTAAGCAGCAAAGTGATCAGCTTGCTGCTCATAAGTCCAACTGCAAGACAAATGCAGTGGGACATAATTTCAAAAAGAATAGTAGGATGGCgatttaaatgaatgattcTGTCATTTTGATTTAGTCCATTATTAATTTAGGAGTTCACTATAGGGTAATTACAAcctaaataattatttgttccACATACACAGTTTTTGCTGGCATATGATTTCAAGTGGACATAATAGCaatgaaatatattaaagtaaatgctgctaatgtagctgtaattgtggtgaagatacagatgaataatgaaaaacttCCATTGgtatcacattttcttttgtttaatttgacatttaacatgaacGGGTCTGGTGAATCAGTAGTACACCATGGGGTTGAGATACAGAAGGCTGCatgttcgaatcccaccccaccaggtgtgacccTGCCCAACCAACCAAGCGTGCAGTGTGCAGTGCAGTGCAATGAGTATTTTAtcgtattttccatatcttaatgATCTTAGTGGTTTTATGGGGCATACAGTTTTTCCTAGGGCCCCACTCAGACCAGTCCCCCCTCTCGTCTGGGCCTTTGCTGTCCTTTATTGTTAAGGGCAATAACGATCTCATGGAACCTGCCACACTgtcatcttttattttgaaggtggCACTCTTCACCTTCCTGCCTTAACGTTGCGTAGCGCACACGCTCAGTGTTTATCCCCTGGACCGTGGAGCAGCGTGTGTAGTACGAAGCGCGCGCTTCTCCTCTAAGTGTCTCCGGCTGTCTTCGCCGTGTCCTCGCCACTGTGTCTCAGTCACAGACATGACTTGGTTTGTGGGCTGGCTCTCAGCGCTGGCCGCCGGTCTCTTCTCCGCTCATGTTTTACAGAGACTCTGCTTCCCGTACTTTTGGATAGACGTCTTCTTTCTGCTGAAGGTGGTGAGATACGGTGTGAAGCTGGAGCTGTTTAAGTTGACCTCCAGCGTGCGCACGGTCCTGGACAGGTTTATCCAGCAGGCGCGGCGCATCCCCAACAAGCCGTTTGTGATCTACGATGGAAGGGTCCACACCTACCGGGACATTGAGGAGCGCAGCAACAAACTGGCCCATGTGTTCCTGGACAGAGTCCGCCTTAAGAAAGGAGACTGCGTTGCCCTGCTCATGAGCAACGAGCCCGACTTTCTGTGCGTTTGGTTCGGCTTGGCGAAGGTCGGCTGCCCGGTGGCTTTTCTTAACACCAACGTCAAGTCCAAGTCTCTGCTGCACTGCTTGAACTGCTGCGGGGCCAAAACTCTGATCGTTGGTTCAGGTAAAGCTCGTTCGTGTCCCCCGAGTACACAAGCTTAGTAAAAGTGCATGTACCTGTATACAAATGCTAATACACTTTAAATTCTTGAAGTACTGAGcacaataattaaaatgtccCCGATGTGCAAGTGGTCAAATCAGACGCAGTGTTTTAAACAGCAGCCTAATGAatctgatgctgttgataacataaatgtaCTGTTGTCCagatttgtttaaacattttaaaggtaaaaaaacatggcaaagaattttcttttaaataatacataaaacaacaagGACATTTATCGGAAGTACTGGTTCTCTACTAAGATTTAATTAATATGCCTAAAcctgtgtattttaaatacagctgCATTTGATTCTTGTCCATATCTTTTGCTCAAGTGGCtcataaaaaaacttttctgcAGAAATTTACAATGTTCAGTCCTAAGTTACTTGATGCACACAGTTttcatttgaatatttgtttataattgtacttttatttaactttactcATCTTCTTTCATCATTGACagtctgacaatcaaatgtGTTAAATTCGGATTTCTTCCTGGTGACTTCAATCAAATCTAGAATTTGACATAGACAAATAATCCAGATGATCCTAACTTCAGTATTATTTTCACTGTACAAACGTCTTTAAAATCTCAACGTGCCAAACCAGATGCGGAGCTGTAGATTTTAGCTGTCTGTCCTGCTAATTTGacctaaaaaaatacaaaaatatttttgtttagtgtAATTCACAAGTGAACCAAGGCTCACACACAAAAGAGAGATCTCGTCTTAGGACTGAAAACTATTAATTGACAGTAAATTGGAAAAGAATATTAAAGAGTTTAGATATTCATCTGTTCACAGATAAATCCACCTTGCAGAAGCTAATGAATAGCTTAATTTAGTTTGTCACATTATGGTCTGTCACATTTTGAATTAGCATTTCCAGGTACTGTTGGTTGAGAGTACTGCAGAATTAGGACAAAAAAGTGGTGCAGACTTGTTTTTGTCCTGATCACaactgtcttttgttttcccccacttgtccatttttttttaaaattttcatagACTCATAAAAACTGTAATGGAATGGGATGATACTAATGTCGCTGCAGCATTATTTGTTACCAAGTTATTGACACAGTTTTAGAAACCGACAGAAGGGCAAATATACCTCACAAATAACAGTTACTTTCCATAgtagatattttatttgtaatatttaagaTTAGTGTAAGTGGGGTGGGTGTGACTAACTTGGTAGAGTGGACGGCCACCGGCCATAAGCTTGGAGGTTTCtgccccgctcttcccaaccacatgtggaagtgtccctgggtaagactCTGAACCCCCAACCACCCATCCCCAGCAGCGCAGTGCTAGTCCCAAGCCCAGCAGAAAATAAGGAGGTCAGTTTTGTTTGCCAACACACATTTTGAGGTACTAGTACCTCAAAAATTGTAGACTATGATATGGGTTATTATggttttaaaactgagaaattggatttaaacatttgaaaatagcacattaataatattttattagaagcCAGGTGATTGGCTGCTCGCCCTGGCTCCCTTTTTGTGAAAACAGGGTTAGAAGTGGGATCTGAATCATCATGCTATTttagcattattattttttgttttataaccatcattttcacatttttttagatTCTTGTCATATTTTTTCAACCTTTCACATCCTGGTTTTCAATGTTTCACCTCACACAGTCCCTCCACTCGTGCCCAGTAATGAAGCCCTCTCTCCAAATGTtcctcctctccactgttgctttcAAGTACACCTGTGAACTTTTTCGAGCTCCAGTGAAGTAACTGACAGATTACTTATTATGGGACTCTGGAAAGCTGCAAACATATTGTAACAGAATATACTGTGTCATATTTGTAATGTTAATGATGATTTTCTTTAAACCGTAGTCATCTGCAAGTCATGCTTTAATGCAAGAATCCTGCCTGTAAAGTTAATGGGATTCACCATGCTGCAGCCATGTGACAGCTCATTGCTAAAGCTCAACAAACATGAGGTTGATCAGGGACACTGTCCTCACTCCAACCCCAGCACAACAAGAGAAGGCTTCATGGAATAGCTGGAACAGTGCAAACCTGATTAGAGTTCTTGTGGTGCTATATAGAAGCAGTGTTTTCACACGggcatgtttttctgtttaccaCAGTTGTGGGTACAAACGTGGGTCTTACTTAAGAGCCTCGAAGATCATGCAAATTTAAGTGTGTTTTGACCCCAGAGATGGAggtaaaaaaactttttgaatgGTTTTCCATTCTGCTGCTGGCATGCGAAGACATGAATGAGCATACTTTCAAGTTCAAAACACATTCAAGCTTATTCGAGCTTATTGATTAAAattagtgaaaaaaaatctcattattATAATTCAAGGGTTAATGAACTAAATCTGACTCATGGCATCAACCTTGTCACCATAACCATGAaatttgatttcagtttttgtctctGAAGCCACTAGGAATCCTTCTCAATAGTTTGCTTGCTGTTGGACTTATGATTTGTCAGGTGGATTCATCAGGTTCTGCTGCCATTAATGCAGCTCAAATCCAGTTGAAACAGAGTCTGTTGTGCTAATTTCCTCCCCTCACCATCCTGCTGCATTGTGTTAGTCCTGCAGCACGAACAGAATGAACAATAATGACCAACAAAGCACAGTGTCACACTGCTgtgttctttctgtgtgttcctgtgtccTTTGGGTTACATCAGAACTTAAAGGTCTATGACACCATTTAGCACAGTGTGTTATATCAGACACCTACAAAGACCTATTGATAACAGGTCCGTCTTTAAATTCTCCCCATTCACTATCCAACATTAGTACTAGCTGCCCAATCCTTTCATAAGCATGTGGTATCTAATATATTAGATttagatatacagtacatatacaccttttatcatttaatttataattattattatttatttaaaaactaaatcaggGTCAATGTAATTGAGCTATTCACCCCCTTCAAGTCAGAATTCAGTAGATGCACCTTTGGCAGTAGTTCCAGCATTGAGCCTGTGTGGTTAATTGTAAACAGCTTTGAAAATCATGCACGACAACAGCTCACCATAtataatggaaaagaaaaatcccaTAAAAGATCCTGTTTCATGAAACGCACCTTGACTGTCTTCATGTCCCAGATTTAGTGAATTGTCTGGACGGCACCCTAACTAAACTGCTGGAGGAAAACATTCAGGTGTGGGCcatgaaaagcagcagtgagCACACACAGGTGCACACTCTGTTGGATAAGGTTGATGCTGCCTCAGACCAGCCTGTGCCAGCGGTGCTACGAGCCACTACCTCCCTTAAAACCCCCACCCTCTACATCTTCACCTCTGGGACCACAGGTGAGTCTCCTGCTCTCTATAGTTGCTACACAGCTCATTTTTCAGTTAGTTACCAGTGGCAGCCCTGTCCCCCCTTGGCCCTGCCCCTGTAGTGGCAGCTAACATATGATCATGCCTATAACCTTGTTGAGCAAgttactgaaaaaaacattctaaacTCACGCAGTTCTGATATAATAAGTAATTATACTACTTATTATTCGTCAGCAAAAATAATGTTACTTATGACTTTACTTACTTCATCTGTATTTGCCACCTTTAAACAATTCCACATACACATTGTGACACGCCGAACTAAGGCCAGTCATTGGAGTGTGGGAGTGAACTGGAGTACGCCTgtaaacacagggagaacatgctaaTGCCACACAGAAAGCGGATTCAACCTGttaggcagcagcactaaccactccaccactgccCATGCAGATTTAATAACATGCAATTTAACTCAAGTTAGTCTTAACCTTGATCATCATTGTGATGGATATAATTATGATGTGGATAGATGTTGACTATTATTCAGGATATAGGAAGTATAAGAAATCTATTTCTTTATGTGAAACAATCCACTTATCCACTTATCCAGCTAATTGTTTTATAGTCATATGGTTTATGTGAAACAGCAGCCCTGCAACACATCCTTTACATAATTGTATCACACCTTATCTTGACAGACAGTCCTTTATGCTTGGGGAGGTTTAAATAGTATAATAGTTTAACTGGTTTTTAGCTAAAAACAGCCTTAGTTCAAATTGGCCTTTGTATATTGTCACAGTTCAATTCTGTGTCTCATTTGGATGTTTCAGCTGGTTCAACATAGTGTCATTTGGTTTACGTCCATAAATGTGAAGATCTAGATGTGTCCCTTAGCCATCATGGACTGTCTGAAACCATGAGATCAGGCTTTGCAGAAGGACACTAAAAGCTTGTTTCCTCTGGACATCATGTGTCTGTCAAAGCAGAAGTGCTTTGCCTTCTGTCAATGCTGCTGTCTTTACCATCTTCATCACATGGAGTGGATGAGTGAGAGGAAACCCACAGAGAGAGGACATCTGGCTAATGATTAATCACTAATAAAGTCAGAAACCTTACTGTCACAAAGCTGGTACGATATTAGTCCAATTGTAGTTGAAATGCAGCATCATGTTGCATCGTGACAGATATCAATACGAAGTCCCCATGTGGAAGTGCAGACATTGAATTtaaagtgcgtgtgtgtgttatatttatatatatttggaGTGTGTTTATTTGGATTTCGTTGTTTTCACAGGGCTTCCTAAAGCTGCAGTGATCACTCACCTCCAGAGTCTGAAGGCGGCAGCAGGTCTTTGGGGATATGGAGCATCGAAAGATGATATTATGTACATTCCTCTGCCGCTCTACCACAGCGCCGCTTCGCTGGTCGGTATAGGAGGGGTAATAGAGCTAGGTAGGCCTCACAACATCTCTACATGACCTGATGCTGATGctaatagattttatttaatgaatttCTTTCATCACTgtaaattattatcattttgtCACTGGCTCTCACAGTTACATGTCAGGCAACAATAAATCCCCACTTGATGTTAAATATACTATTCCTCCCTCTTTTGTGATTAAGAGAGGAGCTGAGGGCTGTTTTACATATTCAATAATTATAGTCAAGTTCATGAACAGAAATGGTGAATGGactacacacatatacatacacatatgtgGGTctcctgacccaccaggagccaCTAAATTGGGTTTCAGAATTTCGCTTTGGGACACTTTGACAGGAGGATCTGGGAATCATACTACTGACCCTGCGACTGGTGCACGACTGCTGTCCTGATCCACAGTCTGATTAAAGAAAGTAGCTGTCCTCAGGATGAGTCCTGAGCTCCATCaaagctgctttctgtttgttcaGACCAGAGCCAACACATCAGTCCTCTGACGTTTGttacagcagagacagagagagaattttagtttttctgttttcacaatATTTTCAGTAGCAGATTTGAATCAGAAAACCCTCAAATGTGTTAGGACATTACCTCCTAAAAACCTGCCTTAGATCAACTGCTGTAGTCTTGATGTAGTTGGAGTCACACACACTGGCTATAATATGTTACAGAGAGCTCTTCTCATTCTGCATCAACTAAAACCTAAAATCTTATATGGAATAATTGAATACATTTTCCTCTGATAGTGATGAGGGTCACAGAATATTGTTAAAGGGGAGTCTCAGTGCATAGGAGGAgaacttttacacttttatagTTGACTATGACGTATATAACTGACATTAAAGCTTAAATTTAGCCCAGCCACATGTTTTGACTTGTCATATGCGGTGAACCTGACAACCTGGTATTCAGTCCACTGTTCACAGAGTAACTGCTAAACTACACGTTCTCTTTAAGGACCTGCTGTTTCACTTCAACTAGCAGCTTAATTAGAGGCTTTAGAGCAGAACTGGACACTGGTCATAAGTtcattgttgttgtggttttcctcCTTCATAGAAGGAGTTTGTATTTGAGTTTAGAGAACTGAGAAAGATGAATTTAGAAAATAGTTTTGTATA from the Channa argus isolate prfri chromosome 18, Channa argus male v1.0, whole genome shotgun sequence genome contains:
- the slc27a6 gene encoding long-chain fatty acid transport protein 6 isoform X3 → MTWFVGWLSALAAGLFSAHVLQRLCFPYFWIDVFFLLKVVRYGVKLELFKLTSSVRTVLDRFIQQARRIPNKPFVIYDGRVHTYRDIEERSNKLAHVFLDRVRLKKGDCVALLMSNEPDFLCVWFGLAKVGCPVAFLNTNVKSKSLLHCLNCCGAKTLIVGSDLVNCLDGTLTKLLEENIQVWAMKSSSEHTQVHTLLDKVDAASDQPVPAVLRATTSLKTPTLYIFTSGTTGLPKAAVITHLQSLKAAAGLWGYGASKDDIMYIPLPLYHSAASLVGIGGVIELGATCVLKKKFSASQFWNDCRKYDVTIFQYIGELCRYLCNQPKTELDKVHKVRMGVGNGMLQDVWREFHSRFGNIKMCEVYGSTEGNLVFMNHIGKIGSVGRSNFMYRLLFKYDLVKYNMGIEEPVKDEHGFCQRVKRGETGLLLSKVSSISPFFGYAGSKQLTEKKLMRNVFVKGDAYFNTGDLMAEDHEGFIYFKDRVGDTFRR